Within Halobacterium jilantaiense, the genomic segment CGTCTAGGAGCGATAATCTAGGACGGTTCTAGGGTTTGGTGCCGGGATTTATTGATTCTGTGTTGGAACGTGGAGGTATGCCTTCAGATGACCCGCCGTTTGAGTTCGACGAGATCATCGGCGATGTGACCCAGGAAGACGGCGAGTACGCGTGCCCGATTTGTGGAGAGTACGAGTCAGACTCCGTGCGGAGCATTAAAGGCCATATTTCCGGGTCAAAAGATTCCGTACACGAAGACCTTGGCTGGAACTACGAGGACGAAATCAAAGCCACGGCGAACAACCACTGACTACGGTCAGTCACGCGCCACCGCGTAGCTTCCCTGATGACTCACACGACCACCGTTGAAGAAATCGAACTAGACACGGATCAAGCCCTCTCCGGGAACCGCTTTGATACGGTCTGCGAAGCGTGTGGAACTGCTGCCAGATTTCGCACGACTGGAGAACAGAAAGCCGTTGGAGAGACGCTGGACGCGCATTGCTATCATTGCAACTCGGGCCGGTTTCCAGGACTCGGGGAGACCCAGCGCTTTCGAGTCGTTGACTTAACTCCAGACCCGGCCACCAGCCCTAACGACCCATCGAGGCCCCCCGTGTATCGTGCTGATGAGTTGGAGTGACGGGCTCTCACACCCCGCTGTAGAACTGCCACTCCCGCTCGACGATGCAACACACGAATTCGAAGTGCCACCCGACACAACGCTCTTTTTCTGGACCGCTCTCGCTGTCGGGACCCCCACCCGAATTCCCTCGACCCAGTCTGCTCTCGGCAGCCAGCTGTTTCACGAAACAATCACTGCCGAAGACCAGCTGTCTTGCTCGCTCTCGATCGCCGGCGAGTCCATTCCCCTTGTTGCGGATTCTGTCTACCGAGACGGCGACTATACCGCAATAGCGAGGTGGATTGCCCACGCCCCCATCGAAGACCCCACGTCTGTCCACATCCGATTCACGACCACCGGACCCCCTCCCATGAAACAAGTCGATGACGTCGTCCTCTGGACGAAACACGGGACACCAATTCCCTGGGGGACATCCATCGAGACCACTGTCGAACTCACGCCCGCAGATTCACCACCACACACCTTCCCAACCCACGAAGAACAACTCTGGAACCGCCACACCGTCTACACACCACGCGAACAATGATCCGAAAAGAAGGCCGCTGGCTGTGTGGCTGCGTAGCGATGCCTCTCACTGGGTATGAGCGCTCACCTGCTCTACCTCAGCGCCGGCTGCGTTAGTCGAGGGCGGTCCCGGGCGTGCGGGCGTCCTCGTCGTTGATTCGGGCAGCTACTGCGTCCGTGACCGCGTCGATGCCGTCTGTGAGCGGTACCTCGGACTGGGAGTCGTCCGGCTGCCCGATTTCTGGCGGGTCAGTCCCATAGATCGTCGTGCAGTTCAGCGATGACGGTCCGTACGGATCGACCTCGACGTGGAAGTCGAAGCGCCGGTCTGCGATCGTGATGGCATTCGTCTCCGCCACCACATCGACGTCCTCCAGCGACACGTTGCCGTGGACGGTGAGTAAGAGCACCGCCCCCTCGGATACCTGTTCAGCAACGGTGATCTGGACGACGTTCTCACGGCCGACCTCGTCGAGGAACTCCTCGCAAAACGTCCCGAGTTCTCGTCGCGTTTCAACCGCGTCGCAGTGCCGGCGGACGACCGCCTCGATCGTCTGCTCGCCTGGCTCCGCCAGGTCCTCTAGTCGCTGACGCGTCCAGCGGTCAAGGACCACGACTTCCGGATTCTCAATTTCGGCTTCGAACTCCGGGTCAGCGGCCAGCATCGCCAGCCGTTGGGCTGCCGCAACGTTCTCCTCGACACGCGCCAACAACTTATCAACCTCCCTGGGCGTGATTGCCTCCGATTCGACGGCGGCGGTGTGGAACGGACCGTCGTCCACCGCTAGCACCAGCGCGATGCCATCCGTGATCACGACCCCTGGCTCCTGCGCCATCAGCTTCGCCAGCCGCCACACTTCGGCTTCGAGTCGCGTCAGCCCCGTGCCGGTTGCGTGGGTCTGGATCTGTTCCTCGATGGCGTCGTGAAGTGTGTGCGCGTGCTCAGCGACCGTGTCCCACGAAACGTCGTCCGGCAGTTCACCGTGGGTCGTCCAGTAGTCAGCGATGCGATGCACCTGACTTCTCGCGTCCGCTACAGGTTCTGTAGTAGTCTGCATAGTTTCGATTTGTGTACACTGCGGATGATGAGCGGGGAATCTGGCCCCGAGGACCGCGTCACAGTGCGGCCGAGGGCACCGTTCTGCCCCCGTCGGTTCCAGTTTCTCATCACGTCCGACAGCACCCCGGATTTGAACGACCCACATAAAAGGATTAGCCCCCGGCCACCCCCCGATAACCCCAGAAAACGAACCCATCAGGCCGTTTACCCCACAATCTGAGATTAGATATCTAGTTATAGGATGACGGATTTCCATATTCCATATTCACGAAAGCATAAGAATACCGACACCGAATCTGAGAAGTTGAAATATCGCTCGCACCGTCACGCCCACCCGCTCCCCCAACAACGAAATGTTGAGAATCGCGGCCCAGAACCGGCCTCGAACTACAACGCCAACGAGACCCGCTCACCACGACCAGTTCAACCAGCACGGACAACGCAGGCTTCCGCCTCTGCGTCACCTCCGCAAGCACGGCTATCACGCGCTACAGTTGCCCACCACTCGTCAGTTCCCACCAGCGGCTTCTTCATCCCCAGCAGCCACCGCGCCCGATAGCTCACTGGCCTCACCGTCAGTCCGAAGCGTCCCCCCATTTCCCGGTACTCTCCCGTTCATCCCTACCGGCACCAACATCCAACAAAGGGTGTTATAGAAGAGTCACTACAGTTGGTTAGATCGGTAAATACAGGGAAATCACTTACCAGTGAAGTCTACGATCTCTCTGACCTCTATCAGGAGGTGCATGTGAGATATAGACGGTTCTTTGAGTTTACTCCAGTCCAGCGATTTCGATGCTACGTACGGCTCCCAAATTCGTATCCCAGTGTCGATTGTAGGCCTTACTGTACACGCCAACCGGGGACGTTGCCTCAACGTGGGGATCAACCAAGAGGTAATATAATGTCGTGTTTTTGAATCGGATCTGGTGGCGCGCTCGGTTCGGATCCGCATAATAGACTGATCGAACGGAATCAAGAACCCCACTCTTGGACTGTAGTTGGTCGCTCTTCGAAGACTCGTATTGCACGGTAACATTCACTTCCGGGACCTGGCCGTCGACCGCAGAGGCGAACATCCGAAGTACGTCGTCGGAAACAGTGACTCCCGAAGCTCGGTCGAACGCTAACTCAAACTGTTCGATGCGCTCAGCGACCAGTACTGCCGTCCAGAGATCGTAGTTGAGGATGGCATCTCGCCCGCCTGTGTCATCGAATACATCTCACTGAAAACTGTAGCAGGACACTGCTGAATTGAGAACGTATAGTTGAAACCCAATCATACGATACTAAACACGGTCTCAGGCTCCCTACGCCGACTCCAGTAACTGACGCATCGAACAAAGTGGACTGCATCAACGAGTTGCTGAATATCCCGGCAATCGAGTATACTACTGGCGGTGCCCAGCACTCACCGATTGGTCGTCGGGCGGCGTGACTGTCACTGCGTAGCGACGGGGCCGAGCCGCGTCAACTGCCCACCTTCGATCAACTCCCGCAACCCATCCTTCGACGGAAATCGCCGCGTAAGGTTATCCATCGGCTCACCAGGCGCAAGCGAATGATAGTAGTGCGCGTCGGGATCGGACGCGAATAACCGGCGTTGGCTCCCACCGAAGTCGAAGAGCCCGAGATCAAGGTACAGGCCTTTCTGTTGGATGCGCGCTGCGCCTTTGCGATACCCGAGGATCTCGGCCGGCACCAAATCTTCGAGAGCTTCGACAGGCATCTCGAAATTCCGGTACGTAATCGGCTCCCCCAACGATAACGTTTCGAGGCGAGGACTGTACCGGCCGAACTCGACCGATTGCTGGAGATCACCGCCAAGCGCTTCCCGCGCATCCTCGATCTGCTCGATGTGGTCCTCGTGGAACACCCAGTGGATGATTGCCCCCAGCCGCAGTGCCTCCCGGGTTTTCTCACGGTATGGCTGGTCGCTGCCGGCGACGAACTCAATCCAGCGGTTCACTCCTTCCCCGAGGATCAGGCAGTCAGGGACGCGGTCCGCCATTTTCCGCTCGAACCGGTACTCACCAGGATAGTACGGGTCGCGCTCCTCGCGTTTCCGCGCCGCCAACTCCACCTTCGGCCACAGATGCGCCTGCGACTCCGTCCCCGCAGTCTGCAGCTCCTGGATGTCTGCCCGCGAAAACTCCGTCATCCCCACTCTCCCTGCTTACCGCAGTCACTCGTCCACGTTACCGTCGCTGCTGTCGTGTTACTGTGTCTCATGAGTCTGTGATTGTTGGCGTGAGTGATTTCACGTTGAAATCTGATTTACTGCAGTACGATTCCGCGAGCCGGCCGAGCGCCTGCGTCCGCAACACATCCGCCACGTTGTGCACCACCACGTCACCGAACCGCCCGGCCTCGAACGCCGATACGGCCTCCTTGCTCGCCTCGAACGGATCGAGGCCACTGTACTCGCCACCGCACAGCGTCTCATACACCCCCACCAAGTCTGACTGGGACTCATCGCCGCTCGCGTCACTCCTAGTGGTGTTGAATCGCCGGGAGATGAGTGGCATCAGGTCCGCGTACGGGACGTCGCTGAACGGCCACGCGAGGCCATGTTGGGCGAGGCGCGTCCGCAGGAACGGCAAGTCAAACCCCGACTTCCACCGCTCACCATTGTACGCCAGCAACAGGACCTCGCGGTCACAGAGCCTCCGCCCAACAAACTCTCCCACCCCCTCCAACAATTCTCGTTCACTCTCGTGGACGGACACCACCACGTGCTCGTCAACACGCTCCCGCACTCGTGTCTCAAGCCCGGTCACCGACCGGCCACCCGTCTGCACGAACACCCGGACACCCATCGGCACTGCGAACCCGACCACCGTCACTGCATCATCGACGCCGAACCCGGTCGTCTCAATATCGAAGGCGACCGATTCGAGCACCACTACTCATCACCCCCAGCCTCCTTCCGTGACTCAACGCGGTCACGGCCAGCCGGTCGGAGCCGAAACTCACCGAATCCAAGCCGTGAATGCGTCCCAACCCGCAGCACGCCATTCACCGCCGTCTCCACCGGCCGATCACCACCATAGTTGACGACCTGGCCGTGATCGACGAGTTCGAGCTCGTACGTGTCGTCGCCGTCGACGAGCCGCCCTGTCCGCTGTCGCAACCCACCTGTCAAGTCGCCCTGCACATCCCACCACCACGGCACCGCCTGGGCATCACCATGCGGCGACTCACTCCCAAGGACGTACGGCGACACCACCTCCAACTGGTAGCCTTGACCCGCATCCGCTAAGCCCGAATAATCGAGGTCGTCGAGCTCAACGAGCTGGGTGTCCGCGACCGACAACTCGCCAAACCCGTAGTTCCGCGCCCCACCAACCTGAATCCCATCTAGGACGTCCTCGTCGAGCGGGAGGACGGTGTCGTCAGGGGTGTGGAGGTAGCAGTGCAGGAACCACGACATCGTCCGGGTATGCGCCCGCATCTCCACAGGGCGCGCAAACTGCACACTATCTGTGAACGCAAGCCGCCCACCATGACTGGCGAGATCGTGCGTGTTGTGCGCGTCCCGCGGCCGCGAATCCAGCAACCACCGCTGCCCGGGATCACGGAACACGAACAAATCCTCGTACGCCGCAACCTCAGGCAACGACATCCCCAACTTCCCCGCATACCCATCCCTTGAGTGAGCAGCGGGGTACTCTCCGTACTCGCCCGGCACAAACAACCCATGACTCACGTGCAGCGAACGCCCCGCGACGTCGTCAACGCGGCGCGCTAACGCATTGTAGAGCGCATTCCCAGAGACGAAGTACGGATGGCCGAGATAGTGCCCGTCCACCTCAAACAACACCTGCTGAATGGCCGTCACACCACACCACCCCCAACACACCGGCGACCACACTGACTCGCCAACCACCAACCACGAACACGCCTGAATTCCAGTGACTCCTGCTCACATGGACACGCAGATGTCAGGGAATGGGCTGCCCCCGCAGTAGCAGGATGGGCGTCAAACCGGCACTGGGGCTGGCGACGGGGAACATGCATCGCCAGCCAGCGACGGGCACCTGGGCGGGCACGGGCTGCCACCACGCAGCCCACCCGCCCAAACCCACCCTGAGGGTCACGCCCCGGAGTGCGAGTTGTGGCACGCCCACCACAGCCCGCCACACGAGCACCACCCCGTCGGTGTGAGCGGTGCCCCACCACGAGCACCACCCACACCCCACACTCGGGGCCACCACCACGCCCCCAACCCACCGGCATCACCTCCCACCCCCAAAACCCGCAGCACTACCACCACCCGATTCGAACCGCCGGCAGTAATCCTCGATGTACTGCAGCGCCGTCGACCACGACCGGATTCGCCGCAGCTGCGCATCCAGAACCCGCCACTCACGGCCCGAATCAGCTTGGAAGGGATGCTCCGGCAGCCGACTCCACACATCCGCAAACGACCGCACCGGCCCACCACCAAGCCGCGCTGCGGGCCGTCCATCAGGCTCGCCAGTCACCGTCAACGCAACCCCAGCCGTCTCTAAGACTGTCCGATGCGGCACCACATCCGGGGATCCCTTACCAGCAGGTTCGACGGCGAGGTACAGGTCCTCGAAGTCGTAGCCAGCACGATAGTTGTCGAAGAGCGCGGCCGCCAGCAGCGTGTGGTACTTCAGCGACGTATACGGATAATATACCGATTCAGAGAAGACCCCGACCTCCCGAGACGCCAACCACGCTGCGTGTAACTCCACCGGGTCGTCCAACTGAATCAGGTCACGAATCGCCGGCCACACGCTCGCCGTCTCGACGAGCGGTGAGATACTCCCCGACACCAACGAAAGCCGGTACGGCGAGTCATGCCCCTCGAACGTCTGTGAGGGCTCGCCACGTGGCCGACTCAGCAACGCCGCATCACCATCCGCCCCACGCGGCACAGCCTGGTTTACGCGCACGCCAGCAACCCAGTCCTCGGCATCCGCATGCGACCGCAACCGCGCCTTATGCACATCATGCCGATACACCCCCACCAACGGCGCACTCTCCGTCTCCACCACCGCACTCTCAGCAGCGTCACTCATCACCACCACCCCCAGCAACCTCACCCGCCACCTCCTGCTCTTGGGCGGTCCGCAACTCTGTCGAGGGATCCACCAACTCATCCACCCCACCCCGGGCGTCCGGCTCTAGCTCGCCACCACGACTCGGCGTCGTCTCGCTACCTGCGTCGTTAGCTGGCTCGGTACGCTCGTGTTCCTGCGCCGTCCGCAAATCCACCGACGGCTCAACCAACTCATTCAACCCTGTATCATCCGTCTCAGGACCGCTGTCATCCTTTTCGGAGTCGTCAGGCATCACGCACCACCTCCCCAGTACGCGCCTCAACACGCGCCTGCAACGCCCGCACAAACTCCGGCCGACACTCCTCGGCCCAAAGGTCGTCTTTTTCCTCCATCGCCGACGTCGCCGCCTTCGCCCGATCAAACACCCGCCGCACCTCACGCTCACTGTACAACGGATTAATCACCCACACATCAGCGATCCCGGCCCCGAAATTCCGAGCGCCACCAACCTGGAACTCAAACTCATCGCTATGCGCGTCCAGGAACGACACAGCTTCAAGGAGCAGCCCGACGAACTCCGGCTTCAACTCCCGAAGCGACAACTTCCACGTCCCCTCGACGTTTCCGAGCACATCTCGGTCCGCTTGCCGAAGCGGCTCCCCACCGTCTTCCTCGTTCCGCGACCGCACCTGATTCGAAATCTGCCGATAATGCGCCTCCGCCTCACCGTCTAGGACATCCACCTGCCGGCGAATCGGCGAAAACGACACCGGACGACGCAGCAACTTCCCAGGTTGCGAACCGAACCCACCAAACAGGTCGTAGATGACACAACCCGCATCGTGGTCACCCAGGCATGCCCCCTTCTCGTGGTACCCCGAGTCGAGATCACGCTCGTACGTCTCCGCACGCATATAATCCGCATTCGGTTCTCCGGGATGGCACGCAGTCGCGCCAGCGATCTGGACGGCTTCCTCGCACCCGTGCCGCAGCCACCCCGAAAGGGTGAACGGTGAGATCTGCCCCTCGATCTGATTCATCGGATCGTCCGACTCGTATCGCTCAGCGGACGCGTGATGCCGATCCGTGACGATGCCGTCTCCTGGGGACAGCAGATCGATTTCGAGGCCGACGTACACGTCTGGCAGCAACATCTCCTCCACCGACCGCGGCACGTCCAGCTCGACATCGAGATGCGAATCCGCGAGCCACGACTCACCCGACTTCATCGCTCACCACCCCAGAACAACCCACGAACCACATCACTGTCTGGGCGGCTCGTACGACGCTGCGCCTCGTCAAGGGACACCTCTGCTGACGCCTCGTGTGTTTCTGGTTCCTCAACGTTAGACGCGACGTTCGCAGGCGACCCACCATCCGGGATCTTCCGCACCGACTTCGTCGCCGCCGAACTCACCCCCACCACCACAGGATCCAACAGCACCGGCCATGACGACTGGGTCGCCCCGTCCGAGCACAGCCCGATGCGACCCTCGACAAGCAATTCCCGCACACCAAGCGTGTACTCCGTGGGAAGCTCATGACCCTCGTCACCACACACTACGTAACCAACCTGAAACATCACCTCGCCAGCCGGCCGAAACACGTACACAAAAACCGCATCACCCTCACAAAAAGAAGAGCCGCACACCTGACACGTCGCGGCCCCTTCCCCGAGCGAAAAATCATTTAATTGATGTATTTCTTCAAGGAGTTGGTTATCGATGCTCTCTTCATCAACTGACTCTGATTCGTCCATGGGTTCTTGCATACCTCTGGAAGAGCCCAGCTCGGATGTTACAGGCATCCGGGCATTCTCGTGTGATCGTGCCCCGTGGAGCCGAGCCTTCCTACCAGCCATTACTGCATGCAGTCATATAAAGATTACTGTGGGTAGTAACTATGGTGCCCGCAGGAATATAGGGACTATCCGCAGTAAGAATTACTTTGACGCAGGGTGGCGAAGTGGCGGTATGGTGGACGATCAGTATCGGGGACTCCTCACTGAACGAGAACGAGAGATCATACGAGGAGAAGCTGACGTATCAGACAATTACCGCTATCGTGTTGTTAGTCGGATTCGTACAAAAATCGAAAGTATCGATGAAGACGTCGAGATTTTATCGGATAATCGGGAAGATTTGCTTGAAGAACTACGGGAAGTGGTCTGTGCAGATGGAGAATAAGTTATTGAGAGGTTGCAATGGAGATCGTTAGTACAATGGGGACCGGTTCGCTCGGGCGCGAACTGAACTTAGAGCCTCTCGTCAGCGATCTGCAGTCACAAAATGGTGGGGTAGTAGATGCGAATTTTCATGGAGACGCTATGGTGACCATCCGATTAGAGGAAGGTGGACCCGCCTACACAATCTATCGAACTGGGTCGTTCCAAATCCGAGGTGCCGAGACTGAAGAGGGGTTGGCTCGGGCTGAGAGACGTTTCCGAGAGGAATTAGATGAACTTAAAATCGAAATAGACGGTTACGATTTTGAACATGTAACTTCGGTATTCATGGAATCTCTTGACCGAAGGGTGGATCTTGAAACTGCGATGATCGCTCTTGGTCTGGAAAATTCCGAATATGAGCCGGAGCAATTCCCCGGGCTCATTTATCGCCCTCCCTCTTTCGAGGTCACCTTGCTGGTCTTCGCAAGCGGGAAGATCATCATTGGTGGAACTACTGACCGGAGCCAAGCTCTTGATGCGGTGGATCACCTACGGGAACAGTTGAGTACCATTGAACGCGTTTAAAATCCGTGCTTAGAAGAGAGAATCAATCTGCTCTAAGAGGCCAGTGACTGACTCCTCAGCCGAATCAACGTCTTTTGCCCCAGTAATAATCACCTTTCCAGAACCGAAGATTAACAGCACACAGTCATGGTCTGTTGGTCGATAGATTAATCCAGGAAACTGCTCTGGCTCATACTCAGTGATTTCTAGCCCCAGTCCGATAGCAAGCGCTGAGAGATTCAGTTGTTGGCCAATGTCTTCCATACAGACATAGTTCTGAATTTTATACCACTCGTCCTCGGCCTTCGGAAGGATACTCTGGTTTGTGAGTAATCGGAGGAATTCCGAGCGAGTAGCAGATGCTTCGTCCGCTGAGTCTGCTCCAGTGATAATGTACTTGCCCGTACGGTAAACCGTGATCAGCGGTGCAGAGTCATCAAGACGGAAGTAGGCACCTGGATATTTCTCTGGGTCGTAGTCAACGACTTCACTCAATTCACGTGCTACGGTCTCAAGGTCTAGCTCTATACCCAGAGAGCCCGAAGCGACGACGTTCTCCACGCTGACCATTCTGTAATCCTCTATGTCACGTCACTCGTCTCGCCGAATAATAACCTACGGTAACTGACTGTCTCGGTCGTCGGTCTTTGCTGGATGTACGAACTGCCAAGAATCGCAGCTGTCCAGAGGTGACGTAGGTTCATATGCGAAAACGACAGGAATTCTCCTCGAATGATTCACCGACAGCCCGCGACGGTTTGCCAAGAGTATATATGATGATGGAGAGAATGGCCGTCAAGCGAAATATGTCTGTCCGAACTTCCATTGAAGATCTCGATTCAATCGAAAACGGAGGCGATGTCATCGACTATCTGCTCGACTCCGGGGGACTAAACTACAGTACCTTTGTAGAGGTCCCGAGCGGGATAAAGCGTAACCAAGGGAGAAACGATTGGTACGAAGCTCACTTAGTCGATGAGAACGGTGACGGGGTCATTCGATACATCGAACTCGAAGCATCTGGGGATAGCCCTGCGTTTAGCGATCTGAAGCGACACCTGAAACGACACGGTAGTCCGATCAACGAACTATTCACTGTCATTGCATACAGGAAATCGGACGAGGGACCACTGACTAGTCCCCTGAACGATGATCTCACGTTCCTTCATATTGAGGAGCAGTTCTCTTCAGAAGACGTTGAGGTGACCTTCGATCTCAACTACTTCACGGTCAAGCGGTTCGGCGTCGAGCCT encodes:
- a CDS encoding 3'-5' exonuclease family protein; this encodes MVLESVAFDIETTGFGVDDAVTVVGFAVPMGVRVFVQTGGRSVTGLETRVRERVDEHVVVSVHESERELLEGVGEFVGRRLCDREVLLLAYNGERWKSGFDLPFLRTRLAQHGLAWPFSDVPYADLMPLISRRFNTTRSDASGDESQSDLVGVYETLCGGEYSGLDPFEASKEAVSAFEAGRFGDVVVHNVADVLRTQALGRLAESYCSKSDFNVKSLTPTITDS
- a CDS encoding TATA-box-binding protein gives rise to the protein MEIVSTMGTGSLGRELNLEPLVSDLQSQNGGVVDANFHGDAMVTIRLEEGGPAYTIYRTGSFQIRGAETEEGLARAERRFREELDELKIEIDGYDFEHVTSVFMESLDRRVDLETAMIALGLENSEYEPEQFPGLIYRPPSFEVTLLVFASGKIIIGGTTDRSQALDAVDHLREQLSTIERV
- a CDS encoding TATA-box-binding protein, with the protein product MVSVENVVASGSLGIELDLETVARELSEVVDYDPEKYPGAYFRLDDSAPLITVYRTGKYIITGADSADEASATRSEFLRLLTNQSILPKAEDEWYKIQNYVCMEDIGQQLNLSALAIGLGLEITEYEPEQFPGLIYRPTDHDCVLLIFGSGKVIITGAKDVDSAEESVTGLLEQIDSLF